From the Metamycoplasma hominis ATCC 23114 genome, one window contains:
- a CDS encoding FMN-dependent NADH-azoreductase: MAKVLIIYGSVIPRENSISTKMLDLFVDEYKRNNINDEIKILDLNNEDMYSLTDKNFKLFYSEENSDKYINLLKSVDKVVMNAPMINFNIPTIIKAFFDRIAVANKTFSYKYASKGSSIGLLNNLKVQIIATQGAPLGWYPWASHINYLEGMWKFLGANLSESILLAGTKVEPLNKMQPHEMVETISKEIIKKASIF; the protein is encoded by the coding sequence ATGGCAAAAGTATTAATAATATATGGTTCAGTTATACCAAGAGAAAATTCAATTTCAACAAAAATGTTAGATCTTTTTGTTGATGAATATAAAAGAAATAATATTAATGATGAAATAAAAATTCTTGATTTAAATAATGAAGATATGTATTCATTAACTGACAAGAATTTTAAATTGTTTTATAGTGAAGAAAACTCTGACAAATATATAAATTTATTGAAGTCTGTTGATAAAGTTGTTATGAATGCGCCGATGATAAACTTCAATATTCCAACTATAATCAAGGCATTTTTTGACCGTATTGCAGTTGCAAATAAAACATTTTCATATAAATACGCAAGCAAAGGTTCTTCAATTGGTTTATTGAATAATTTAAAAGTTCAAATAATTGCAACGCAAGGAGCTCCATTAGGTTGATATCCATGAGCAAGTCATATTAATTATCTTGAAGGAATGTGAAAGTTTTTAGGTGCAAATCTTTCAGAAAGCATTTTATTAGCTGGCACAAAAGTTGAACCTTTAAATAAAATGCAACCTCATGAAATGGTTGAAACTATTAGTAAAGAAATTATTAAAAAAGCAAGCATATTTTAA